From the genome of Spirosomataceae bacterium TFI 002, one region includes:
- a CDS encoding DNA processing protein → MLNENELLYRLALREADGVGGVLFRHLISHIGSAEEIFKTPKSRLLKIPGLGPNTLKKLNDPQSLLTIAEKNLKLCQKNNVDIISFSDENYPARLKNLYDAPAILFTKGGGTLDFGRSIGIVGTRKATNYGKDVTEAIIEALKPYNVSIISGLAYGIDIAAHKAAMKHELQTIAVMAGGIGMIYPAAHRKYAEQITADGLLLSENKYDLVPVAPQFVARNRIIAGLSDIVIVVESAKRGGGLITAEYGNNYHREVFAVPGDVGNPYSEGPNNLIKENKARIYTSVDDMVESLNWLPGESTEPVKKAIDLDLSTFSEDESKVITLLRQKGAYPIDEISFETNIRLNKLASLLLNLEFQDLVRALPGKKFELR, encoded by the coding sequence ATGTTGAATGAGAATGAGTTATTATATCGACTAGCACTCCGTGAAGCCGATGGAGTGGGAGGGGTCCTGTTTCGTCATCTCATTAGTCATATTGGGTCAGCAGAAGAAATCTTTAAAACGCCTAAATCAAGGTTATTAAAGATTCCGGGTCTAGGCCCCAACACACTAAAAAAGTTGAATGATCCTCAATCGCTACTAACGATTGCTGAGAAAAATTTGAAATTGTGCCAAAAGAACAATGTCGATATCATCTCTTTTTCTGACGAGAATTATCCTGCCAGACTTAAAAACTTATATGACGCACCTGCAATTCTATTTACGAAAGGCGGTGGTACGCTAGATTTTGGGAGATCGATAGGAATTGTAGGAACAAGAAAGGCTACCAACTATGGTAAAGACGTTACAGAAGCCATTATTGAGGCTTTGAAACCTTATAACGTTTCTATCATAAGTGGACTAGCATATGGAATTGACATTGCGGCTCACAAAGCAGCAATGAAGCATGAGCTGCAAACAATTGCAGTGATGGCAGGTGGAATTGGTATGATTTATCCTGCAGCTCATCGCAAATATGCTGAGCAAATAACTGCTGACGGATTACTACTTTCTGAAAATAAATATGATCTTGTTCCTGTTGCACCACAGTTTGTGGCTCGCAATAGAATTATTGCAGGATTGAGCGATATTGTAATAGTGGTAGAATCAGCTAAAAGAGGTGGTGGCCTCATTACTGCCGAATATGGAAATAACTATCACAGAGAAGTATTTGCTGTACCCGGTGATGTAGGAAATCCTTATTCAGAAGGGCCAAATAATTTAATCAAAGAAAACAAAGCTCGTATTTATACATCAGTGGATGATATGGTTGAGAGCCTGAATTGGTTACCTGGAGAGAGCACTGAGCCAGTCAAAAAAGCTATTGATCTAGACCTATCAACATTTAGTGAAGATGAGAGCAAAGTGATTACACTGCTTAGACAAAAAGGAGCTTATCCAATTGACGAAATTAGTTTTGAAACTAATATTCGCTTGAATAAGCTCGCTTCACTGCTCTTAAATCTTGAATTTCAGGATTTGGTAAGAGCTTTACCGGGTAAAAAGTTTGAATTACGATAG
- a CDS encoding alanyl-tRNA synthetase: MTSHEIRQKFLDFFVSKEHLVVPSAPIVLKNDPTLMFNNAGMVQFKDYFLGNKQPKSQRITDTQKCLRVSGKHNDLEEVGFDTYHHTMFEMLGNWSFGTPGTGGNGYFKDEALAWSWELLTEVFKLPKERIYVSVFEGDEKDGVPFDQESFDLWKNILGSDEKILLGNKKDNFWEMGEVGPCGPCSEIHIDLRPQAEVDKVPGKDLVNADHPQVVEIWNNVFIQFERKADGSLENLPAKHVDTGMGFERLCMAIQGKQSNYDTDIFQNTIQVLEKMSGLKYGANGTLSSENYGDVAMRVIADHIRAVAFTIADGQLPSNTKAGYVIRRILRRAIRYGYSYLNFKEPFMGSLVPVLAEQFKDVFPELKEQEEFVKKVVEEEEKTFLRTLELGLKRLDQQFEENAKSKILAGKDVFELSDTFGFPSDLTSLIAKEKGYEIDEAAFEKELAEQKARSRKDATKEASDWTEINDIDGVNYLGYDYNEAVSILSKYRKVKTKKGQEYHIVLENTPFYAEMGGQVGDSGTLTFELKGKKYQVNIKDTQKENDMFIHIADKVPFDDIAFEDLKSLQIKAEIDVERHQLIMQNHTATHLMLAAFRTVLGDHIIQRGSYQNENLTRFDFSHFSKVTDEELQKVEDIVNQKIRQNIALVEKRNVAIKEATEMGATATFGEKYGDFVRVIIFDPKFSVELCGGSHVASTGEIGLFKFTSEGSVSAGVRRVEALTGEKALELLREQEATLNEIKELLKQPQDVIKALKSLIEDKNTLQKSLEALENEKINSLKKSILNEIELVNGEPTIVKIVALPNADALKKLCFDLKAVEGQGCFILGTIINDKPLLAVMLNDNQQAKGLKAGDIVKDAAKLMRGGGGGAPHFATAGGSDANGLVSALEKAVQLIS, encoded by the coding sequence ATGACCTCACACGAAATACGACAGAAATTCCTTGATTTTTTTGTTTCAAAAGAACATTTAGTTGTTCCTTCGGCACCCATTGTGCTCAAGAATGACCCTACCCTCATGTTCAATAATGCAGGAATGGTGCAATTCAAGGACTACTTTCTTGGCAACAAGCAACCAAAGTCTCAAAGAATTACTGATACTCAGAAATGTTTGAGAGTAAGTGGAAAGCATAATGACCTGGAAGAAGTAGGCTTTGATACTTATCACCACACCATGTTCGAAATGCTCGGAAACTGGTCATTTGGCACTCCAGGTACTGGCGGAAACGGTTATTTCAAGGATGAAGCTCTTGCTTGGTCATGGGAATTATTAACGGAAGTTTTCAAATTGCCTAAAGAACGAATTTATGTTTCTGTATTTGAAGGTGATGAAAAAGATGGTGTACCATTTGACCAAGAGTCATTCGACCTTTGGAAAAACATATTAGGAAGCGATGAGAAAATCCTACTTGGTAATAAGAAAGACAATTTCTGGGAAATGGGTGAAGTAGGGCCATGTGGACCTTGCTCCGAAATTCACATTGACCTTCGTCCACAAGCTGAGGTTGATAAAGTTCCAGGAAAAGACTTAGTTAATGCGGATCATCCTCAAGTTGTTGAGATCTGGAACAATGTATTCATTCAGTTTGAGAGAAAAGCAGATGGAAGTCTAGAGAACCTGCCTGCCAAGCATGTAGACACAGGTATGGGTTTTGAACGTCTTTGTATGGCGATTCAAGGCAAGCAGAGTAATTATGACACGGATATCTTTCAAAACACGATTCAGGTTTTGGAAAAAATGTCTGGACTTAAATATGGTGCAAATGGCACTTTGAGTTCTGAGAATTATGGTGATGTAGCAATGAGAGTCATTGCTGATCATATTCGTGCCGTCGCATTTACAATCGCCGATGGCCAGTTACCATCAAACACAAAGGCTGGCTATGTTATCCGTAGAATATTAAGAAGAGCTATTAGATATGGCTATTCCTACCTCAACTTCAAAGAACCATTCATGGGTTCTCTTGTTCCAGTTTTGGCAGAGCAATTCAAAGATGTTTTCCCCGAATTAAAAGAACAAGAAGAGTTTGTCAAAAAAGTAGTAGAGGAGGAAGAAAAAACATTCTTACGTACCCTAGAATTAGGTTTAAAAAGACTAGATCAACAGTTTGAGGAGAATGCAAAAAGCAAGATTTTAGCAGGAAAAGACGTTTTCGAACTTTCGGATACATTCGGTTTCCCCTCTGACTTAACATCTCTCATTGCCAAAGAAAAAGGTTATGAGATAGACGAAGCTGCTTTTGAAAAAGAACTAGCAGAGCAAAAAGCGAGAAGCAGAAAGGATGCTACAAAAGAAGCTAGCGACTGGACGGAAATCAATGACATTGATGGTGTAAACTATCTTGGCTACGATTACAACGAAGCAGTTTCAATTCTTTCTAAATATAGAAAAGTAAAGACTAAAAAAGGTCAGGAATATCATATCGTACTTGAAAACACACCTTTCTATGCCGAAATGGGTGGACAAGTTGGAGATAGCGGTACACTAACATTTGAGCTAAAAGGCAAAAAATATCAAGTAAACATAAAAGACACACAAAAGGAAAATGATATGTTTATTCATATCGCTGACAAGGTTCCTTTTGATGACATTGCTTTTGAAGATCTAAAATCACTTCAAATCAAGGCAGAAATTGATGTTGAAAGACACCAACTTATCATGCAGAACCATACAGCTACTCACTTGATGCTAGCTGCATTTAGAACTGTATTAGGCGATCATATCATACAAAGGGGTTCTTATCAAAACGAAAATTTAACTCGTTTCGATTTCTCACACTTTAGTAAAGTGACTGATGAGGAATTACAAAAAGTAGAAGATATAGTAAACCAAAAGATACGCCAAAATATAGCTCTTGTAGAAAAAAGAAATGTAGCCATAAAAGAGGCAACCGAAATGGGTGCGACTGCTACTTTCGGAGAGAAGTACGGCGATTTTGTCCGTGTCATTATTTTTGACCCTAAATTCTCTGTAGAATTATGTGGTGGCTCACACGTTGCAAGCACAGGTGAAATTGGACTATTCAAATTCACATCGGAGGGATCTGTTTCTGCAGGAGTACGTAGAGTGGAAGCTCTAACTGGAGAAAAGGCTTTAGAATTACTAAGAGAACAAGAAGCAACCCTAAATGAAATAAAGGAATTGCTTAAGCAGCCTCAAGATGTAATCAAGGCTCTAAAATCTTTAATAGAAGACAAAAATACGCTTCAAAAATCACTAGAGGCTCTTGAAAACGAAAAGATCAATTCGCTTAAAAAGTCAATTCTTAATGAAATTGAATTAGTAAATGGCGAACCTACAATCGTTAAGATCGTTGCCCTTCCAAATGCAGATGCACTTAAGAAATTGTGTTTTGACTTAAAAGCTGTTGAAGGTCAAGGATGTTTTATCCTTGGTACCATAATCAATGACAAGCCATTGTTGGCTGTTATGCTCAATGATAACCAACAAGCGAAAGGTCTTAAAGCTGGCGACATTGTAAAAGATGCAGCAAAGTTAATGCGTGGTGGTGGTGGTGGTGCCCCACATTTTGCAACTGCGGGTGGTAGTGATGCAAACGGACTTGTGAGTGCCCTAGAGAAGGCTGTTCAGCTGATAAGTTGA
- a CDS encoding MerR HTH family regulatory protein, which yields MKLYYTTEEVAGHFDIATSKIRYYVSEFNLRIKKNGKNSAFTFKDLEAITEIIYLLEEEKYTLEGAKIKFKAKSSERRKNEAIVLRLKGIKEILEKMKGANVE from the coding sequence ATGAAACTTTACTACACAACAGAAGAAGTTGCAGGTCACTTTGACATTGCAACCTCCAAAATTCGCTATTACGTTTCTGAGTTCAACCTCAGAATTAAGAAAAACGGGAAAAATAGTGCCTTTACTTTCAAGGATTTAGAAGCAATTACCGAAATTATTTATTTGCTCGAAGAAGAAAAATACACCTTGGAAGGGGCTAAGATAAAATTTAAAGCTAAAAGCAGCGAGCGACGTAAAAACGAGGCAATCGTGTTGAGGCTAAAGGGTATTAAAGAGATTTTGGAGAAAATGAAAGGGGCAAATGTTGAATGA